TTCTTTTTTTGAAAAAGCACCTATTTGAACAGAATAAAATACTGTAGGAATTTCTTTAATCTGAGTAGCGATTTTAGCTACTTCTTTTTTTTGATACTTAGCTTTCTTTTTTTGTTCTACTGGAACTTCTTTTTTAGCAATCTCTTCTTTAACCGGTTTTTCAGAAGATGGAGGTGGTGAAATTTTTACAGGTGCAGGTGGGGTAGTCTCATTTGATACTGAAGGTGCTGGGGGTGGTGTAGTTTCATTTGATAAAACCACTGGAGGGGTACTTGGAGCTTGAGAGGGAACAGGTTGTTCTAGTACTATTTCTTCTTTTTGTGCCTTCTTTTCTATTTTAGTTCCTACCCATACCCCTATTACAAAACTCCAAATTAAAAGAGACAAACCAAATAAGATAATAAAAACCAAAGCTAATCTACTAACTTCAATTTTAACTTTTTTTTCTTCCATCCCCTACCCCCTTTTTACATTTTTTTAGGAGCTGATACTCCTAAAAGCTCTAATCCATTTTTTAAAATTATTTTGCAAGCTAAACATAAACCAAGACGTGCATAAGTAAGAGACAAATCTTCTGTTAAAATTCTATATTTAGAATAGTATTCATGAAACTGTTTAGCAAGTTCAAGAAGATAGTAGGTAATTTTATAAGGTGCTAAAGATTGAGAAGCAGATTCTATCACTTCTTGAAATTCTTCAAATTTTTTTAACAATTCAATTTCTTCTTTTTCATTAATTTTTTTAAAATCTACATTTTTCCAAGATATTTCATTTATACCACTTTCTTTTGCTTTTTCAAAGATACTACAAATACGGGCATGAGCATACTGTACATAATAAACTGGATTTTCTTGAGATTGTTTTTTTGCAAGTTCAAGATCAAAATCTAAAGGGGAGTCAGCTGATCTGGAAAGGAAAATAAATCTTGTTGCATCAACACCAACTTCTTTTACCAATTCTTTTAATTCTAAAAATTCTCCTTCACGAGTAGACATGCTCTTTTTCTCTCCGCTTTCAATTAAATTAACCATTTGAATAAGGAGTATTTTTAATCTCTCCTGATCAATTCCAAAAGCTTGTAAAGCTGCTTTTAATCTGCTAATATAACCATGATGATCAGCACCCCATATATTTATAGCTATATCAAAATTTCTCTCCATAAATTTTTCATAATGATAAGCTATATCTCCAGTAAAATAAGTAGCTTCTCCATTAGAACGTATTAGAACCCTATCTTTTTCGTCTCCAAAAAGAGTAGCTTTAAACCACAAAGCTCCTTCTTTTTCATAAATTAATCCCTTTTCTTTTAAAATATTTAGAACCTTATCCACTTTACTATTTTCATAAAGGGAACTTTCTGAATACCAATTATCATAAAAAACTCCAAAATTTTCAAGGTCTCTTTTTATATCTTCTAAAATCAATTTTATAGCCAACTCTTTACAAACTTTGATAGCTTTTTCTTTTTCCATAAAAATCAAATCTGGATATAAATTAAGGACCTCTTTAGCGATATCATAAATATACTTTCCTTTATAGTAATCTTCAGGAAATTGTATATTTTCTCCTGAAAGTTCTTTGGCTCTTAAATAAACCGATTCCCCCAAAATATCCATTTGAGTTCCTTTGTCATTAATGTAGTATTCCTTGGTTACTTTATACCCTGTAAAGTTGAGTACCCTTGCCAATGAATCACCATAAGCTGCTCCTCTACCATGACCTATATGAAGAGGTCCTGTAGGATTAGCTGAAACAAATTCAATAAGTACTTTCTTTCCCTTCCCCAAATCTATTTTTCCATATTCATCTTTTAATTCCAAAATCTTCTTTAAATTTTCTATATAATATTGAGGGGAAATCCAAAAATTTATAAAACCAGGATTAACTACATCTATTTGAGAAAAAATAGGTGTCTTTTCTTTAAGTTTTGAAGCTAATTTGTTAGCTATTTCCATAGGAGAAAAATTTAGCTTATTTTTTAAGACTAAGGCTACATTAGTAGCATAATCTCCATAAATTTCTTTTTTTGGTTTTTCTATTTCAAAAACAAGCTCTCCTATTTCTCCAAAAAGTTCTTTGATAGCTTCCTCAATAAGTTCTTTAATCTTTCTTTTTATCACTTTCTAACTCCTTTTTCTCTTTTTTAAGTTCTTTTAAAAGTTCTGGATCTGGAGTATAATCGGGACACTTTATAGGAGCGGTGCTATCAAAGGAAAACTGTTTGACACAAACACTTCTCCAAGCACATGTAGCACAAAGAATAGGTAGTTCTTTTTCTTGATTATTATTTTTTTCCATATTTTAACCTTCCTCCAAAGTTTTTATTTTAAAACATCAATTGCTTTATATTTTACACCATCCCAATATTTATACATCCTTTTAATAATTTCAAAAATTTTATTTTCATATTTAACATCAAAAGAGAAGTAATCTGGTATATTCGCCCAAAATTCGAGCCTTTCTTTACTCATAGGATGAGGAAAGCTTAGATAAAGGGAATGTAAAAGTATAGCTTTTCCATTTAAAATTTTTCTTTTTGATCCATATTTTGTATCTCCAACAATAGGATATCCTTTTTTCGATAAAACTGCTCTTAACTGGTGTTTTCTTCCTGTAAAAGGCATTAATAATAAAAAAGTTTCCTTCCCAAGAGAATAAAGAGTAGAATAGATGGTAATAGCTTTTTTAGCATTTTCAGAGACTCTTTTTAAAACAATAGCTCTTCTCTTTATATTATCCCACAATAAATAGTCTTCCCATATCCCTTCTCCCTCTAAAATACCCTCAACTTTTGCGATGTATAACTTAATAACTTCTTTTTTTTGAAAGCTTTCAAAAAGTCTCTTTGCTGACTTACTTCTTTTTGCAAATACTAATATCCCTGAAACTTTTTTATCTAATTTATGTACTACACCTAAAAATATATCCCCAGGTTTTTTATCTCTTTCTTTTATAAAATCTTTTAAAATCTTTAAGAGAGATTCTTCATTTCTTTTTGTTCCCTGAACAACAAGTCCTGGTGGTTTATAAACAACAAGAATATATTTATCTTCATAAATGATTTCAGGGATTTTCTTCAATTTTTTCATATTTTTCTTTAAGCTCTAACATTTTTTGTTTCTGTAATCCCTTGGTTTGGGGCGCCTTTTGGAAGAATTCTTCAGGGATACCAAAAATTCTAAAAATAAAGTCAAAAATTCCTTTACCTATACTACTTGGATGCAAAGGAATAATACTATAATTTCTATAAGAACCTGTCACTTGTAAAGGTAAATAAACAAGCATTCTCGGTTTCCCAAGAATTAATTTTCCTAAATAGGGAATTTTTTCTATAATTACATCTATAGTTTTAAAGGGAGATACATAAAAAGTAAGATTTAAATTTTCTTTAGATAAATCTACAATTCCTTCTCCAAAAAGTCTAAAACCAATTGCTGATAAAAATCCATTGTCTAATTTTAAAGTACTATTTTCAATAGTAGTGTTTATACTAAGTTCCTCATATTCAAGAAGATTGTTTTCTAAATTAGTTACCTTTCCTCTAAATAGATCTATAGGACTGAGAAATGCAAGAACCTTTGCTAAAACAGGAACTCTATATATATATCCTTTATTTGAAGTTATTTCAAGAACCCCTTCACTTTTTTTAATAAGTTTTTCCTTATCTCCTTCTGCATAAAAATAGCCCTTTAATTTATAGGGTCCTTCTAAAATTGCTTCAGGCATTTCTTCAGGATATAAACAGGAAAATAGATCTAAAAAATCACCCTTTGAAGGAAAAACCTCTACAAAGGTATATTGAGAATTGGAAGTCTTTTCATATATAGCCTGTCCATTAAGCCCACAAAAATGAAAATTAGGTATTTCAACCATAAGTAGTTTATTTCTATTATCAAAAATCAATTCTCCATTTATATTTTCAAATTGATGAGAGGTAGGTAATATCAAATTGTCTACATGAAGGTTTATATTAATCACTAAAGGAATTTCATCCAAAATTTGAAAAATATCTTTAGGTTTTTCTGAGGGTTTTTCTTTTTTAATAAGTTTTCTTAAATCTGCATCCTTACCAGATAAATTTCCACTTAAATAAAGATAATTTTTTTTCTTACTAAGTGTAAAATCTCCTTTTATCTGATGACTATTCCATTTTAAAGCAAAGTCATTTATCTTTAACTTTTCCTCAGTAAAATTCCCCAGAAGATCTACAGAAAAAATAGGAGTACCATTATAAAAATATTTAAGATTATCAAGTTTTAAATAGCTATCTTGAGAAATTAAATGGGAAGTTAAATAAAAATCAAACAAATTTTTGATATTTTTAGTTTCTAATTTATTAGGAATGCTTAAATTTAAAGATGTTTCTAATTTTCCAGAAAAGCTATGTTTTTTAAGATCAAAAACCTCTGATAAATCTTTAAGCTCAAGTTTACCATTTGCTTTTATATCTGTTTGATTAGACTGCCTCTTTATTTGAATCTTTAAATCTGAAGTTTGATCCAAAAATAAAGCATTTAAGCTCAAATAATCCTTTTTCTGATTCAAATCTAAATTAAGATTATGTTCAGATATTTCATGATCACCTAAATAAGAAATTGTGCCATTATCATAAATAACTTTAAAGTTTTTAAATTTAACTGGAGTTTTTATAGAAACTTCTGGAAATACGTTTGAAAACTTTTCGAGCTTATTTTTTAACTCTTTATTTAGTTCCCCATTCCCCTCTACAACAATTTTTTTATTATTGATTTTTCCTCTAACTTTAAAAAATGAATCTTTCACTTTAACTAAGGTATCATCAAAAGTAAGTTCTCCTTTCTCATATTGAAAAGGAAGGTTTTCTGTTTTTAAATCAAAGATTTCTTTTTCATAGGGAACTTGAAAGGAAATATTTTTTACATTACCCTTAGCTATAAGATCTTTATTTAAAAAATCCACTTCTGAAGAATCTTTGTTTTTAAGAAAATTTAAATTGTCTTTATATTTAAGATAATCAAAGTATATCCCATCAAAGGAAACATTATATTTAGAAATGAGATCCTTTATTTTCTCGTTTTTCTTACTAAGTTCTTCAACAAATTCTTGAGAAATCCATACTTCCTTAGCAAGCATATCTATATCTAAATTTTTTAAAGAGAGCTCTCCTGTTAAATCTTTTATATATACATCTTTAGAAGAAAGAAAAATGTTTTTAGCAAAGATTTTATTGAAATCATAAACTAAGTTTCCTTTTTCTATTAGAATCTCTTTTTTATAATAGGGGATTTTAACTAAGAGATTGTTCAGAAGAAGACCAATTTCTCCTTTTATATTTGTTATTTCACCCTTTAGTTTTATAGCTCCTTCTAATCTTCCATTAAATTCATATTCTTTAAAATATTCACGATTTTCCATAAAAAGGGATAAAATATCTATGAAATCTTTAGCAGAACTGTAAAAATTTCCCTCTATAAATAAATCTGGATTTTTTTTGTTAAAATCTAAATTTAAAACTTTTATTTTTAAAGCAACATCTTTATTTATTGAAGCATTTCCTTCAAAATTCAAAACCCCCTTTTCTAAACTAATTTCCCCTTGAATATCCTCAAAATCAAAAGGAAGTTCTGAGATTCTAATTTTTCCTTTCTTAAGATTTGCTTTTAAAGTTAAATTCTTAATTTGAAAAATATCTTCTATATTTTTCCCTGAGGTTTCTATTTTTATATGGTAAAATTCCCCTCCCCTAAGAACATTTAAGAATTCCTTTACATCCTTATTTTCAGGAAAAATCTTTATTAAAAGGCTTTCAATATCTGAAAAATTAAGTTCCTTAGCATTTACTAAAACCTTATATCCTCCTTTATCTTTGACTAAATCAAGAGATCCATTTATTTTAGGATAATTTATTATTAAAGGATTAAGATCAATCTTTGTTTGAGCTTTATTAGAAATTATCAAACCCTCTATATAACCACCTAATAATTTTTCAGAGGGAGCTCTTTTTAAAAATACATAAGGATTTGATATAACAAAGGCTAAATTAAGGGTATCCTTTTCAAAAACTATTTCACTTTTAATGTCTAAAGAAGTCCTTAAAATCCCATATTCAGCTATTTTCTTTAAATTAGATAGATTTAAATTTTTGATCTCTAAGGAATTTTCAGAAAAAAGATTCCTATAGTTAAATCTTCCTTTAAAATTTATGCTTTCAAATAGGTCTGCTTTAGAAGTTAGTTCATATAAAGCTTGATTTTTATCTACTCTAAGTTTTAAATTTAAATTTCTAAATTTGACCCATCCTGAGGGTGTTTCATAATCCAAATTTGTATTATTTGCATTTAAATATAAAGGATGTAACTTTGAAAAAGTTTCCACAAGGTCTTTTAAACGAAAGGGCTTTTCGGTCTTGTAAATTTTTAAATAGGCATTTTTAGTTTCTATTTTTTTGGGAATAAAATTAAATTTTAAAATTTTAGGGAGGGAAAAAATAAAATTTCCCTCTGGTAAAAATAACTCATATTGAGGAGATTTGAAAGATAAGTTTTTAATAAAGGCTTTTTTTTGTAAAATTTTAACTTTAATTTCATCATAATTTAGCTCTATTTTATAGTTTTCTTTTAAAAAATTTGAGAACCTATTTTTAATTTGGGGATTATTTAAAAGATAATTAAAGTTTAAAATTATTAAGAAAAAACTTAAAATTAAAAAAAGAAAAAATCCTAAAAAAATAAAGGCAACTTTTTTAAACATAATTTGAAAAATTTTATCTTATTTTATTGAAAGAGGCAAGAGTTATTTTAATTAGAAAGAAGTTTTAGAGATAGATTTATCGCTGAAATAAAGCTTTTAGGATTTGCTATTCCTTTACCAGCAATATCATAAGCTGTGCCATGACAGGGAGAGGTCCTAATAATTGGGAGTCCTAAGGTAACATTTACTCCATCTTCAAAATGAATGAGTTTAAAAGGAATTAAGCCTTGATCATGGTAAAGAGCAATAATTAAATCAAATTTTCCTTTATAAGCCCAATAAAATAAACTATCTGAAGGATAGGGTCCATAAAGAGGGATGCCATCTTTTTTACATTTTTCTACAGCTTTTTCTATAATAGTTTTTTCTTCGTCACCCAAAATCCCACCTTCTCCGGCATGAGGATTTAGTCCACAAATAGCCATTTTAGGATTCTCAACTTTGAGTTTTTTTAGAAATCCGTAAGAAAGTCTTGCGGTATTAACTATTTTTTCAATATCTATATTTTGGAAAACCTCCTTTAAAGGAATATGTATGGTTACTAAGGAAACTATCATTTTTTCTCCATAAAAAGCCATTACATATTTATCTACATTAAACTCCTTAGCTAACCAATCTGTATGTCCTGAATAATTAATTCCTATTTTATTAAGGCCCTCTTTACTAATAGGGGCTGTAACAATAGCTTGAATTTCTTTATTTTTTGCTAATTCTATAGCTTTTTTAAAATAATTAGCCATAGCTTTATAACCTTCTAAATCTGGTTTACCAGGAATTATATCAAGATGAGAAAGAGAATCTATTTCCACTTCCTTAGGAATGGACAATCCAAGATTATTAGAAATATTTAAAAGAACCTTTTTATCTCCTATTATTACTATATTTTTTAAAATAGAGGGATTTTCTTTTTTAAAATAATCAAGAGCTTTCACAATAATTTCAGGACCAATTCCTGCAGGACATCCCATTGAAATAGCTATCTTAAAAAATCTCATAAAATATTTTTATTTCATCTCTTCAAAATCAGCATCAATTACATCATCTTTACCTTTTCCTTTTGAAGAACCTCCAGTTTCTTCTGCAGTACCTGTAGCTTTATGTGCCTTTTCTCTATAAAGCATTTCAGCAAGTCTATAAGATGCCTGTGTTAATTCATCACTTGCTTTACGAATAGCATTTATATCCTCTCCTTCCATTACTTTTTTAAGTTCTGTTATTTTTTCTTCGACTTCTTTTCTTAAGCTCTCAGGAACTTTATCTCCAAGTTCTCTTAAAGTTTTTTCTACAGAGTAAATTAAACTATCGGCCTGATTACGAGCCTCGGCAAGTTCTTTCTTTCTTCTATCCTCTTCAGCAAATTGCTCAGCTTCTTTTATTATTCTTTGAATTTCTTCTTCTGTCAAACCAGAGGATGGTCTTACTACAATCGATTGTTCTTTTCCTGTTCCAAGATCTTTTGCTGTAACATGTAAAATACCATCAGCATCTATGTCAAAGGTAACTTCAATCTGAGGAACTCCTCTTGGTGCAGGAGGTATTCCCACAAGGTCAAAACGAGCAATACTTTTATTATCTTTTGCCATAGGTCTTTCACCTTGCAATACATGAATAGTAACTGCAGTTTGATTATCTGTAGCTGTAGTAAAAATTTGACTTCTTCTGGTGGGGATAGTGGTTCCTCTGGGAATTATAACTGTAAATACTCCTCCAAGAGTTTCGATACCAAGAGAAAGAGGAGTGACATCTAAGAGTAGGACATCTTTCACCTCTCCTTTTAATACACCAGCTTGAATAGCTGCACCCATAGCCACTACTTCATCTGGATTCACTCCTTTAACAGGTTCTTTTCCAAAAATTTCTTTTACTTTTTGCTGAACCCTTGGCATACGTGTCATCCCGCCAATAAGAATCACCTCACTTATATCCTTAGGAGTAACCCCTGCATCTTGCATGGCTATACGACAAGGTTCTTCAAGCTTATCAATAAGGTCTTCAACTAAACTTTCAAGCTTAGCTCTGGTAAGCTTCATTATTAAATGTTTTGGACCAGAAGCATCTGCTGTAATAAAAGGAAGATTAATTTCTGTTTCTAAAGTGCTTGAAAGCTCAATTTTAGCTTTTTCTGCAGCTTCTTTTAATCTTTGTAAAGCCATTTTATCTTTTCTTAAATCTATACCATGCTCTTTTTTAAACTCTTCTGCAATATAGTCTACAATCCTCATATCAAAATCTTCTCCGCCTAAGAAAGTATCTCCTGAGGTTGCTTTTACTTCAAAAACTCCCTCTCCAATTTCTAAAATGGAGATATCAAAAGTTCCTCCTCCAAGATCAAAAACAGCAACTAATCCCTCTTTTTTCTTTTCAAGACCATAAGCTAAACATGCTGCTGTAGGTTCATTAATTATTCTTATGACATTAAGCCCTGCAATTCTTCCTGCATCTTTAGTAGCTTGTCTTTGAGTATCATCAAAATAAGCTGGAACAGTAATAACTACATCTTTAACTTCCTGTCCAAGATATTCTTCTAAATCCTGTTTAATTTTTCTTAAAATCATAGCAGAAATTTCTGGAGGACTATACCTTTTTCCTCTTATTTCTACATGAGCATCTCCATTAGGTGCTTCTACAATTTTATAAGGAACTCTTTTTCTCCATTCTTGCACTACAGGATCATTAAATTTTCTTCCCATGAGTCTTTTAATGCCATAAATAGTATTTTCAGCATTTATTATAGCTTGTCTCTTAGCTGGAAGTCCTACTAAGATTTCTCCATTTTCTTGAAATGCTACCACAGAAGGTGTAGTTCTTGTCCCTTCGCGATTAGGGATTACTTTAGGTTCTCCTCCCTCAAGAATAGCTACACAAGAATTGGTAGTTCCTAAATCAATCCCAACAATTGGTGTTTTTCCTGCCATTTTTTCTCCCCTCCTTTAAATAAATTTATTCATTTTCTATTATATTTTCTTCCTCTTCCTGAGTTGGTTCTTCTTTAACTTCTTTTTTACCTGTACACACACATACAAGTGCAGGTCTTATAATTTTATCATAAAGTTTATATCCCTTTTGATAAACCTTAGTTATACCACCATTAGGTATTTCAGGATGTTCTTCTGTAGATAAAGCTTCATGTAAATAAGGCTTAAAAGGCTCTCCTATAGAAGGTACAAATTGTTGTAATCCAAATTTTTCTAAGGTTTGAATTATAGCTCTCAAGGTTAATTCTACTCCCTCTTTTAGAGCTTCTTTATTTTCGGATTTTTCAAAAGCTTCTAAAGCCCTTTCCAAATTATCAATACTTGGTAAAAGTTCTTTAAATACTGTCTCTAAAGCAAATTTATAATATTCTTCTTTTTCTCTTTTAAAAGCTTTTTTTAAATTCTCAAGTTCAGCAGCGTATCGTAAAGCAAGATCTTTCCAATATTTAATTTCTTCCTCTTTTTGTTTTAATTGTTCTTCTTTTTGTATTTCCTCTTGAAGTTCCTTATTTTCAGTGCTAACTTGAGTTTCTTTTACCAATTCTTCCATTACAAAAACCCCCAAAAACTTTACTTTTTAACTCTTTAAGTTATGATAAAAATTAAGACTTATATTTTATTTTTCCAGAGGTATAAATGAAAAAATGTTAGAAAAATGGCAAATTAGAGAAATTGTAAAATCTGCACTTAAAGAAGATCTGCCTTTTGGAGATATAACTTCTGAAATTTTAATTCCTTCAAAACTTTATGGTAAAGCCTTTTTTTTAGCAAAGGAAAAACTTGTTGTGTGTGGTAAACCTGTTGTTGAAGAAGTTTTTAATCTAATAGATCCAGAAATAAAAATTATTTGGCAAGTTGAAGAAGGAAGTGAAGCTCCCGCTCAAACTAAATTAGGTTTTGTGGAGGGAAATATAAAAAGTATTCTAAAGGGAGAAAGAGTAGCTCTTAATTTTTTTCAACATCTCTGCGGTATTGCTACATATACCCGAAAAATTGTTCAAAAATTAGCTCCCTATTGTACTATAATTCTTGATACCAGAAAAACTCTTCCTGGATTAAAAATTCTTCAAAAATATGCTGTAAGAGTTGGAGGAGGTAAAAATCATAGATTTTCTCTCTCAGATGGGATATTAATAAAAGATAATCATATTAAAGCCTTAGGTGGAATAAAGGAAGTTATTAAAAAACTAAAAAATACTCCTCATTATCTCAAAGTTGAAATAGAAATTAAATCCTTTGAAGAACTGGAAATTCTTTTGAATTCTGAAGTTCCAGTTGACATAATTCTTTTAGATAACTTTCCTGCTGAAAAACTTAAAGAAGCAGTAAATATGATAAAATCTATTAAACCCCATATAAAAATTGAAGTTTCAGGAGGGATAACTCTTGAAAATATAGAGTCAATTGTTAAAACAGGAGTAGATTATATTTCTTCTGGAGCTTTAACTCATTCAGTTAAAGCTGTAGATATAAGTCTAAAGATTGATTCAATTTATAGTTATTAAAATAGAGGGGGCTTTAAAGCCCCTCTCTATCTTTTTAGAGATTAGCAAAGGTTTTTTCAAGAGGAGGAACAACTTCTTTCTTTCTGCTCATTACTCCAGGCAACCAAACACTTTTACCTTCTAATTTCTTACCAAAAGTAATCTCTATAATCTTAGGTTCATCAGTTATAACCATTAATTCTGTTCCCTCTTTCATAATATCTGTAAGCATAAGAACTACAGTATGATAAGCTCCTTCGCTTTTGATTTTATTTAATTCATTATAAATTTCTTCCAATCTTCCTTCTACCATTGCTAAATCTATAAGTTCAATTTGTCCTACTCCTACTTTTTTACCACTCATATTATAATCTTTAAAGTCTCTCATAATTATGTCTTTTGCTGTCATTCCAGATACATCAGAAAGTTTAGATTTAACTTCCACACCAAATTTAATTATATCATCTATACCCACAATTTTAGCAAGTTCTTCTGCTACTTCTTTATCCATAGGAGTAGTAGTAGCTGATTTAAATACTACAGTATCACTTAAAATTGAAGCTAAAAGAAGTCCTGCTAAATCCTTAGGAAGAGCAACTCCTGTTTTGTCGAAGAGAAATTTCAAAACAGTTGCTGTACATCCCACAGGAAAGTTTACAAAAAGTATAGGATTAGGAGTTGTTACATCTCCAATTTTGTGATGATCAACTACTGCTACAATTTCAGCTTTATCAATATTGTCTAAACTCTGAACCTTATCTGAATGATCAACTAAAGCAACTGTTTTACCTTCACCATCAGTTATAATTTCGGGAACCTTAGCACCAAATTTTTCCAATACAAATTTGGTTTCTGCATTAGGTTCTCCTTGAATTACAGGAACTGCTTCTTTATCAACTTTCATAATTTTACAACCTGAATTTTTCCACTCATTCAAAAGATAAGCAAATACAATAGCAGAGCAAACAGAATCTGTATCGGGTTTCTTGTGACCAACTACATAAATTACATGTTCCATATTACACCTCCTAAGTTTATTTTTTTTAAAT
The window above is part of the Thermodesulfobacterium geofontis OPF15 genome. Proteins encoded here:
- a CDS encoding nucleotide exchange factor GrpE — encoded protein: MEELVKETQVSTENKELQEEIQKEEQLKQKEEEIKYWKDLALRYAAELENLKKAFKREKEEYYKFALETVFKELLPSIDNLERALEAFEKSENKEALKEGVELTLRAIIQTLEKFGLQQFVPSIGEPFKPYLHEALSTEEHPEIPNGGITKVYQKGYKLYDKIIRPALVCVCTGKKEVKEEPTQEEEENIIENE
- the nadC gene encoding carboxylating nicotinate-nucleotide diphosphorylase → MLEKWQIREIVKSALKEDLPFGDITSEILIPSKLYGKAFFLAKEKLVVCGKPVVEEVFNLIDPEIKIIWQVEEGSEAPAQTKLGFVEGNIKSILKGERVALNFFQHLCGIATYTRKIVQKLAPYCTIILDTRKTLPGLKILQKYAVRVGGGKNHRFSLSDGILIKDNHIKALGGIKEVIKKLKNTPHYLKVEIEIKSFEELEILLNSEVPVDIILLDNFPAEKLKEAVNMIKSIKPHIKIEVSGGITLENIESIVKTGVDYISSGALTHSVKAVDISLKIDSIYSY
- a CDS encoding manganese-dependent inorganic pyrophosphatase yields the protein MEHVIYVVGHKKPDTDSVCSAIVFAYLLNEWKNSGCKIMKVDKEAVPVIQGEPNAETKFVLEKFGAKVPEIITDGEGKTVALVDHSDKVQSLDNIDKAEIVAVVDHHKIGDVTTPNPILFVNFPVGCTATVLKFLFDKTGVALPKDLAGLLLASILSDTVVFKSATTTPMDKEVAEELAKIVGIDDIIKFGVEVKSKLSDVSGMTAKDIIMRDFKDYNMSGKKVGVGQIELIDLAMVEGRLEEIYNELNKIKSEGAYHTVVLMLTDIMKEGTELMVITDEPKIIEITFGKKLEGKSVWLPGVMSRKKEVVPPLEKTFANL